From the Priestia koreensis genome, one window contains:
- the nadC gene encoding carboxylating nicotinate-nucleotide diphosphorylase, translating into MNRLKLSQQLQAFLIEDIGDRDVTSTAIFADDEQGEGVFRAKEDGVFSGELVLVEGFRCVDPRVTCELHVKDGQQIKSGEVIAKVTGPIRAILTGERVMLNVIQRMSGIATLTHQAVSRLNSSHTRICDTRKTTPGLRMFEKHAVRCGGGYNHRFGLYDGVMIKDNHIAHMGSIKTCVEKVRSELGHMVKVEVEIENLEQLLQAIEAEVDVIMFDNCSPDFLKEHLHLVPSHIKTEVSGGIKIEDLAQYQHTNIDYISLGALTHSSKALDISLDVTQR; encoded by the coding sequence ATAAATCGATTAAAGCTATCACAGCAATTGCAGGCATTTTTAATAGAGGATATTGGCGATCGCGATGTGACGAGCACGGCCATTTTCGCTGATGATGAACAGGGCGAAGGGGTATTTCGAGCGAAAGAAGACGGTGTGTTTTCAGGAGAGCTTGTGCTAGTAGAAGGCTTTCGCTGCGTTGATCCACGAGTAACGTGCGAGTTGCATGTAAAAGATGGGCAGCAAATAAAAAGCGGAGAAGTAATCGCAAAGGTGACGGGACCGATTCGAGCGATTCTCACAGGAGAGCGCGTAATGTTGAACGTCATTCAGCGAATGAGTGGGATTGCTACGTTAACACATCAGGCTGTTTCTCGATTAAATAGTTCCCATACAAGAATTTGTGATACGAGAAAAACAACCCCTGGACTTCGTATGTTTGAAAAGCATGCGGTGCGCTGTGGGGGCGGGTACAATCATCGCTTTGGATTATATGACGGGGTGATGATTAAGGATAATCATATTGCGCATATGGGGTCCATTAAGACGTGCGTGGAGAAAGTGAGAAGTGAGCTCGGTCATATGGTGAAGGTGGAGGTAGAGATTGAGAATCTTGAGCAGCTGCTACAGGCAATTGAAGCAGAAGTAGATGTTATTATGTTTGATAATTGTAGCCCTGATTTTCTAAAGGAACATCTTCATCTCGTCCCCTCTCATATTAAGACAGAGGTATCAGGTGGAATTAAAATTGAAGATTTGGCGCAGTATCAGCATACAAACATTGATTATATTTCACTCGGAGCGCTCACGCATTCTAGCAAGGCACTAGATATCTCGTTGGATGTAACACAACGATAA
- the nadB gene encoding L-aspartate oxidase, which produces MIAADVIIIGSGLAAFAVAEKLCLHKRVLMLSKQHHLHSNSIRAQGGVAAALFEHDHGKEHYNDTLLAGRFHNHEEHTKLLVKEGPLYIQQLINRGIQFDRGPNGQLELGREGGHRKRRIVHAGGDQTGETLMSFFSRRVLPHICLHEYEMIQDVIVEEGGCRGIVSRTRDGQLCYYYAPVVVLATGGCGALFTATTNDASVTGDGLAVAYRAGAELIDLEFMQFHPTLLRVGSRAVGLVSEAVRGEGAVLVTDEDVPFMDEVHPLGSLAPRDIVAREIDKRIKKGEHIYLSVKHVKNFSNKFPGLTNLCRRHHIPIDERIPVVPGAHFLMGGVKVNKYGETSIKGLYAVGEVACTGVHGANRLASNSLLECLVFGNLAAQHIRQNHYVFQEVDHQTTIPQSASLDLPDKETIQQWATKTLGIVRRKEELEGVIERIQPFDENIQHDQLSSYTNEDVTKINMLTVVLLMAKAALKREESRGAHYRTDFPLEHDKKWKNKRISHQRKQVSGAGSL; this is translated from the coding sequence ATGATCGCTGCAGATGTCATTATCATTGGAAGTGGTCTAGCAGCTTTTGCGGTTGCTGAGAAGCTATGTCTACACAAACGAGTGTTAATGCTATCCAAACAGCACCACCTTCATAGTAATTCCATTCGTGCTCAAGGTGGGGTTGCCGCCGCACTATTTGAACATGACCACGGAAAAGAACATTATAACGATACGCTTCTTGCAGGACGATTCCATAATCATGAGGAGCACACAAAGCTTTTAGTGAAAGAGGGTCCATTATACATACAGCAGCTCATAAACAGAGGAATACAGTTTGATCGTGGACCAAATGGACAGCTAGAGCTTGGACGAGAAGGTGGTCATAGAAAAAGAAGAATTGTTCACGCCGGAGGTGATCAAACCGGTGAGACACTCATGAGTTTTTTCTCACGGCGAGTTCTTCCACATATTTGTTTGCATGAGTACGAAATGATTCAAGATGTTATCGTTGAAGAAGGGGGATGCAGAGGAATTGTTAGTCGTACAAGGGACGGACAGCTCTGCTATTACTATGCCCCTGTTGTCGTTTTAGCAACGGGTGGATGCGGGGCTTTGTTCACAGCAACAACGAACGATGCATCTGTTACTGGTGACGGACTTGCAGTGGCGTATCGGGCAGGAGCAGAGCTAATTGATTTGGAATTTATGCAGTTTCATCCTACGCTCTTACGCGTTGGCAGTCGCGCTGTCGGCCTTGTATCAGAAGCTGTAAGAGGAGAGGGAGCTGTTTTAGTCACAGATGAAGACGTTCCGTTTATGGATGAGGTTCATCCACTTGGTAGTCTAGCACCAAGGGATATTGTTGCGCGCGAGATCGACAAACGAATCAAAAAGGGAGAGCATATTTATTTGTCGGTCAAACATGTGAAGAATTTCTCAAATAAATTTCCTGGCTTGACCAATTTGTGCAGGCGTCATCATATTCCTATTGATGAACGGATTCCGGTTGTGCCTGGTGCTCACTTTTTAATGGGCGGAGTAAAAGTAAATAAGTACGGAGAAACGTCCATAAAGGGTCTATACGCAGTCGGTGAAGTAGCTTGTACGGGCGTACATGGTGCGAACCGACTAGCAAGCAATTCACTGTTAGAATGTCTCGTATTTGGCAATCTCGCGGCACAGCACATTCGCCAAAATCATTACGTATTTCAAGAAGTCGACCATCAAACGACGATCCCCCAAAGCGCCTCACTAGATCTTCCGGACAAAGAGACAATTCAGCAGTGGGCAACAAAGACGCTTGGGATCGTTCGGCGAAAAGAAGAATTGGAAGGAGTAATTGAGAGGATTCAACCGTTCGATGAAAATATTCAACACGACCAACTTTCCTCTTATACCAATGAGGATGTGACGAAAATTAATATGCTGACGGTTGTCCTTTTAATGGCAAAAGCAGCATTAAAACGAGAGGAAAGTCGAGGTGCACATTATCGCACCGATTTTCCCCTTGAACACGATAAAAAGTGGAAAAACAAACGGATTAGTCACCAACGTAAACAAGTTAGCGGGGCGGGGAGTTTATGA
- a CDS encoding IscS subfamily cysteine desulfurase encodes MIYLDYASTTPMRTEAIDVYREVATSIYGNTHSLHDVGTTAHSLVEACKEKLAELINGDKNGVFFTSGGTEANECGIRALLASAQNGKHIITTKMEHASILHTCEDLEQEGYEVTYLAVEQSGRVCLDALKSAIREDTALFIFQHVNHEMGAVQPIEEIALLAEEHGIFVHCDVVQSFGKLPIDLKRWRVHSLSASSHKIYGPKGCGLLYLHPSISVYTQKGTLDTPSIAAFTTASELAYKEMDNTRIEHTQLREQLHALLASHHLPVTVEGDDEVLPSIVGISVHWLQGQYIMLQCNRYNIAISTGSACQVGHQHPSYSMLALGKTADEAKQFVRVSFGRHTTKEHIEAFVNVLTRTCAELCDPYEKTLSPKTV; translated from the coding sequence ATGATTTATCTTGACTATGCTTCCACGACACCAATGAGAACAGAAGCAATCGATGTATACAGAGAGGTTGCAACGTCCATCTACGGGAACACCCACAGCCTTCACGACGTTGGCACAACCGCTCATTCCTTAGTAGAGGCGTGTAAAGAAAAGCTTGCTGAGCTGATTAATGGTGATAAAAACGGTGTTTTTTTTACAAGCGGAGGGACGGAAGCAAATGAGTGCGGCATACGTGCTCTTTTAGCATCAGCACAAAACGGAAAGCATATTATTACGACTAAAATGGAGCATGCTTCCATTTTACATACGTGTGAGGATCTGGAGCAAGAAGGCTATGAGGTTACTTATCTCGCTGTTGAACAAAGCGGGAGAGTTTGTCTAGATGCGCTAAAATCAGCGATTCGTGAAGATACGGCGCTCTTTATTTTTCAACATGTGAATCATGAAATGGGAGCTGTTCAGCCAATTGAGGAAATTGCTTTGCTTGCCGAGGAACACGGCATTTTTGTTCACTGTGATGTCGTTCAGTCTTTTGGTAAGCTTCCAATTGATCTAAAAAGATGGCGCGTTCATAGCCTCTCCGCATCGAGTCATAAAATTTATGGTCCAAAAGGCTGCGGTTTGCTTTATTTACATCCATCGATCAGCGTATATACACAGAAAGGGACGCTAGACACTCCTTCCATTGCGGCATTTACGACTGCTAGTGAACTTGCTTATAAAGAGATGGACAATACCCGTATCGAACATACGCAGCTACGGGAACAGCTTCATGCCCTCCTGGCGTCCCATCACCTTCCTGTCACTGTTGAGGGAGATGACGAAGTATTGCCATCAATCGTTGGAATAAGCGTCCACTGGCTCCAAGGACAATATATTATGCTACAATGTAATCGGTACAACATAGCCATTTCGACAGGGAGCGCTTGTCAGGTAGGACATCAGCACCCCTCCTATTCTATGCTTGCTCTTGGGAAAACAGCAGATGAGGCAAAGCAATTTGTTCGTGTATCGTTTGGACGTCATACAACAAAAGAACATATTGAAGCGTTTGTTAACGTGCTAACGCGAACCTGTGCCGAACTTTGTGACCCATATGAAAAGACTTTATCACCTAAAACTGTGTAA
- a CDS encoding transcription repressor NadR — MTEANKKILGEQRRTLILEWLQTEGVPLTGSELSKRTNVSRQVIVQDISLLKAKNEPIIATSQGYLYMQTPDQKGRYEQIIACQHGPETADRELFLLVDHGVRVRDVIVEHPIYGELTASIMVSTRKEVEAFLEHVKNTNASYLSQLTDGTHLHTIEADTPKKLQEACAALRKEGFLIES, encoded by the coding sequence ATGACAGAAGCAAATAAAAAAATTCTCGGTGAACAGCGCCGAACTCTTATTTTAGAATGGCTGCAAACAGAAGGTGTACCGCTAACAGGAAGTGAGCTATCAAAGCGTACAAATGTTAGCAGACAGGTCATTGTTCAAGACATTTCGTTGTTGAAGGCAAAAAATGAGCCTATTATTGCGACAAGTCAAGGCTACCTCTATATGCAAACACCCGATCAAAAGGGACGCTATGAGCAAATTATCGCTTGTCAGCACGGACCTGAAACAGCTGATCGTGAACTCTTTTTACTTGTCGATCACGGCGTTCGCGTTCGTGATGTAATCGTTGAGCACCCAATTTACGGTGAACTAACGGCCTCCATCATGGTGAGCACGCGCAAAGAAGTGGAAGCATTTCTTGAACACGTAAAAAACACGAACGCCTCTTACTTATCACAGCTCACAGACGGAACGCACCTTCATACGATTGAAGCTGATACACCGAAGAAGTTACAAGAAGCTTGCGCGGCATTGCGAAAAGAAGGCTTTTTAATTGAATCATAA
- the pheA gene encoding prephenate dehydratase has translation MGKIGYLGPKATFTHQAVQSVFPNEDYIPYKTIPACIDAVAKGDVSYGVVPLENTLEGSVNLTLNYLIHETRMPIVGEIVLPIRQHLMVHPQNEGINERLEAVYSHPHAIAQCHKFLYQHLSHADIHETSSTAWAAQYVQAHPERKIAAIANELAAAEYGLTIAKGDIHDYSHNHTRFVVLHKESDAFVPFSKEDGEKTTLLVQLPADDQSGSLHQVLSAFAWRRLNLSKIESRPMKTGLGNYFFIIDIEQKLDDVLIPGAISELEALGCTVSILGTYAYQVME, from the coding sequence ATGGGGAAAATCGGATACTTAGGACCAAAAGCAACATTCACACATCAAGCCGTTCAATCGGTATTTCCTAATGAGGACTATATTCCGTATAAAACGATTCCAGCCTGTATTGATGCAGTGGCGAAAGGGGACGTATCATACGGAGTAGTTCCGCTCGAAAATACGCTTGAGGGATCGGTTAATCTAACCTTAAACTATTTGATTCACGAAACGAGAATGCCGATTGTTGGTGAAATTGTGTTGCCTATACGCCAACATTTAATGGTGCATCCGCAAAATGAAGGGATTAACGAGCGCTTAGAAGCCGTTTATTCTCATCCCCATGCCATTGCTCAATGCCATAAATTTTTGTACCAGCATTTATCACACGCTGATATTCATGAGACAAGCTCTACTGCGTGGGCAGCACAGTACGTTCAGGCACATCCAGAGCGTAAAATTGCTGCGATTGCAAATGAACTAGCAGCCGCAGAGTATGGCTTAACGATTGCCAAAGGCGATATTCATGATTATAGCCATAATCATACGCGCTTTGTGGTGTTGCATAAAGAGTCAGATGCGTTTGTTCCGTTCTCAAAAGAAGATGGAGAAAAAACGACGCTACTCGTTCAGCTTCCTGCTGATGATCAGTCAGGATCTCTCCATCAGGTCTTATCAGCCTTTGCATGGCGCAGGCTAAATCTATCAAAGATTGAATCTCGCCCGATGAAGACTGGACTGGGGAATTATTTCTTTATCATTGATATTGAACAAAAGCTAGATGATGTACTCATTCCAGGAGCTATTTCTGAACTTGAAGCTCTCGGATGTACCGTTTCAATACTCGGTACATATGCATATCAAGTCATGGAATGA
- a CDS encoding ACT domain-containing protein, whose protein sequence is MSNQDQQFYLIREDVLPEAMRKTLEAKLLIERGKADSVADAVQIVDLSRSAYYKYRDTVFPFHTVVKERIISLFFHLEDRSGTLSHLLSVVASSGCNVLTIHQTIPLQGRANVTLSLDTSAIRIELNELLRHLRSLEFVEKVDILGSGA, encoded by the coding sequence TTGTCTAATCAAGATCAACAATTTTACTTAATTCGCGAAGACGTTTTGCCTGAAGCGATGCGTAAAACCCTTGAAGCAAAGCTTTTAATTGAACGAGGAAAAGCAGACTCTGTGGCGGATGCCGTTCAGATAGTCGATTTAAGCAGAAGTGCGTATTATAAATATCGTGATACGGTGTTTCCTTTTCATACAGTGGTAAAAGAGCGGATTATCTCCCTCTTTTTCCATTTAGAAGATCGTTCAGGAACGCTCTCACATTTATTGTCTGTTGTTGCGTCCAGTGGTTGTAACGTACTAACGATTCATCAAACGATCCCTCTTCAGGGGCGTGCGAACGTTACGCTATCACTCGATACATCAGCAATACGAATTGAACTGAATGAATTATTAAGACATTTACGAAGCCTTGAATTTGTGGAAAAAGTAGATATTTTAGGTTCAGGGGCATAA
- the obgE gene encoding GTPase ObgE: MFVDQVKIYVKGGDGGNGMVAFRREKYVPKGGPAGGDGGNGADVIFEVEEGLRTLMDFRYQRHFKATRGEHGMSKGQHGRNSQPMVIKVPPGTVVTDEQTKEVIADLTEHGQQAVIAKGGRGGRGNTRFASPANPAPQIAENGEPGQERDIVLELKLLADVGLVGFPSVGKSTLLSVVSAARPKIAEYHFTTIVPNLGMVETEDNRSFVMADLPGLIEGAHQGVGLGHQFLRHIERTRVIVHVIDMSGMEGRDPFEDYQTINAELKEYNLRLTERPQIVVANKMDMPDAEENLKAFKEKIEDDVEIFAISAVTRKGLRDLLFAIANKVETTPDFPMEEEEDLSTHRVLYKFEKEDAGFDITRESDGKFVLSGDKIEKLFKMTDFSRDESVRRFSRQLRGMGVDEELRKRGAEDGDIIKLMEYEFEFID; the protein is encoded by the coding sequence ATGTTTGTAGATCAGGTAAAGATATACGTAAAAGGTGGCGACGGAGGTAACGGAATGGTTGCCTTTCGTCGTGAAAAATATGTTCCAAAAGGTGGACCAGCAGGCGGAGACGGTGGTAACGGTGCAGACGTTATTTTCGAAGTAGAAGAAGGTCTTCGTACGTTAATGGATTTCCGCTATCAGCGCCACTTTAAGGCAACGCGCGGTGAGCACGGAATGTCAAAAGGACAGCACGGCCGTAACTCACAACCAATGGTAATTAAAGTGCCACCAGGAACGGTTGTAACAGATGAACAAACGAAGGAAGTTATTGCGGATTTAACTGAGCACGGTCAGCAAGCAGTTATTGCAAAGGGTGGTCGCGGAGGTCGTGGTAACACGCGTTTTGCATCACCAGCAAATCCGGCGCCTCAAATCGCTGAAAACGGTGAGCCAGGACAAGAGCGTGATATCGTTCTTGAATTAAAACTTCTTGCAGATGTAGGTCTTGTAGGATTCCCGAGCGTAGGGAAGTCCACTCTATTATCCGTTGTTTCTGCAGCTAGACCGAAAATTGCTGAATATCATTTCACAACGATTGTTCCAAACCTTGGAATGGTGGAAACAGAAGATAACAGAAGCTTCGTAATGGCAGACTTACCTGGATTAATTGAAGGCGCGCACCAAGGTGTTGGATTAGGACATCAGTTCCTACGTCATATTGAACGTACGCGTGTAATTGTGCATGTGATCGATATGTCTGGAATGGAAGGGCGCGATCCGTTTGAGGATTATCAAACGATTAACGCTGAACTAAAGGAATATAATCTTCGTCTAACAGAGCGTCCACAAATTGTGGTTGCGAATAAAATGGACATGCCAGATGCGGAAGAAAATTTAAAAGCATTTAAAGAGAAGATTGAAGATGACGTAGAAATCTTCGCTATTTCTGCTGTAACGCGAAAAGGTCTTCGTGATCTACTGTTTGCGATTGCAAATAAAGTTGAAACGACACCAGACTTCCCAATGGAAGAAGAAGAGGATCTATCAACTCATCGCGTTCTTTACAAATTCGAAAAAGAAGATGCTGGCTTTGATATTACGAGAGAAAGTGACGGCAAGTTTGTCCTTTCTGGCGATAAGATTGAAAAGCTCTTCAAGATGACAGACTTCTCACGTGATGAATCTGTACGTAGATTCTCTCGCCAGCTTCGCGGTATGGGTGTCGACGAAGAATTACGTAAGCGCGGTGCCGAAGATGGAGATATTATTAAGTTAATGGAATATGAATTTGAATTTATTGACTAA
- a CDS encoding Spo0B C-terminal domain-containing protein, whose protein sequence is MDKDWNVVEVLRYARHDWLNRLQLIKGNLALNRLDRVDEIINEIITQAKHESNLTNTRLHMLTEFIMTYQWCSHPIELEIEVLGEIKDLSMYDEAITAWCKQFISLLESAVDIRTQNHLSMSLLVEKDQTRFFFDFSGILEQEDLIHLWLNQKNNSSFHIKEQTTSKEEISVVVELKGLGDRTE, encoded by the coding sequence ATGGATAAAGATTGGAATGTCGTAGAAGTACTTCGTTATGCTCGACATGATTGGTTAAATAGGCTACAGCTTATCAAAGGAAATCTTGCATTAAATCGCCTAGATCGAGTAGATGAAATCATTAATGAAATCATCACCCAAGCAAAACATGAGTCAAATTTAACAAATACGCGGCTGCATATGTTAACAGAATTTATTATGACTTACCAATGGTGCAGTCACCCGATAGAGCTTGAAATCGAAGTTCTTGGAGAGATTAAGGACTTATCTATGTATGATGAGGCTATTACGGCATGGTGCAAGCAGTTTATTTCCTTGCTTGAGAGCGCCGTTGATATCCGCACGCAAAATCATTTGAGTATGTCTTTGCTAGTGGAGAAAGATCAGACTCGTTTCTTTTTTGATTTTAGTGGGATACTAGAACAAGAAGACCTCATCCATCTATGGCTTAATCAAAAGAACAACAGTTCATTTCATATAAAAGAACAAACTACATCAAAAGAAGAGATAAGTGTTGTCGTAGAGCTTAAGGGCTTAGGCGACAGAACGGAGTGA
- the rpmA gene encoding 50S ribosomal protein L27, with protein sequence MLRLDLQFFASKKGVGSTKNGRDSISKRLGAKRADGQFVSGGSILYRQRGTKIYPGANVGRGGDDTLYAKIDGIVKFERLGRDRKQVSVYPVAQEA encoded by the coding sequence ATGTTAAGATTAGACCTTCAGTTCTTCGCTTCTAAAAAAGGTGTAGGTAGTACTAAGAACGGTCGTGATTCAATCTCGAAACGTCTAGGTGCTAAACGTGCTGACGGCCAATTCGTATCTGGTGGTTCAATTTTATACCGTCAACGCGGTACTAAAATCTATCCAGGTGCTAACGTAGGTCGTGGTGGAGATGACACTCTTTATGCGAAAATCGACGGCATCGTAAAATTCGAGCGCCTTGGTCGTGACCGCAAACAAGTAAGTGTATACCCAGTTGCTCAAGAAGCATAA
- a CDS encoding ribosomal-processing cysteine protease Prp, giving the protein MIKIDITRDAANQIQAFEVSGHADFAEYGSDIVCAGVSAVTIGAVNSIIALCDVTPLIEQGGEGGYLYCEIPADVEPSTFERIQLLLEGMIVSLESIERDYQSYIKIN; this is encoded by the coding sequence ATGATTAAAATCGACATTACTCGTGATGCAGCGAATCAAATTCAAGCTTTCGAAGTGAGTGGACATGCTGACTTTGCAGAGTACGGTTCTGATATCGTTTGTGCAGGAGTATCAGCGGTTACCATCGGTGCCGTAAATTCAATCATTGCTCTTTGTGATGTGACCCCTCTTATTGAACAGGGTGGAGAAGGCGGTTATCTCTATTGTGAGATTCCAGCGGATGTAGAACCTTCTACATTTGAACGCATTCAGCTACTTCTGGAAGGTATGATTGTGTCACTCGAATCAATCGAACGTGATTATCAAAGTTATATAAAAATAAACTAA
- the rplU gene encoding 50S ribosomal protein L21 has protein sequence MYAIIETGGKQIKVEEGQAIYIEKLAADQDATVTFDKVLFVGGDNVKVGAPFVEGATVTAKVEKQGRAKKILVFKYKAKKNYRRKQGHRQPYTKVVIEKINA, from the coding sequence ATGTACGCAATTATCGAAACTGGTGGTAAACAAATCAAAGTCGAGGAAGGTCAAGCTATCTACATTGAAAAGCTTGCTGCTGACCAAGACGCAACAGTTACTTTTGACAAAGTATTATTTGTTGGTGGTGACAACGTTAAAGTTGGTGCTCCATTCGTTGAAGGTGCAACTGTTACAGCTAAAGTTGAGAAACAAGGTCGCGCTAAAAAGATCCTTGTCTTCAAATACAAAGCTAAGAAAAACTACCGTCGTAAACAAGGTCATCGTCAACCTTACACTAAAGTTGTGATTGAAAAAATCAACGCTTAA
- a CDS encoding Rne/Rng family ribonuclease, whose protein sequence is MRTCVINVANTSKRIAVMNDKRLDALYLEQQGQQNNVGNIYIGKVVKVQKGMQAAFVDIGLDKNGYLHCKDVPNASSEKDRDIASLLTEGEAIVVQIAKEGIGGKGPKLTAIIEFSGQNMVYLPHGNYVAVSKKIPDESVRENLRKIGQDICRDAEGLVIRTTAQDAERSALEGELSALREKYALMKQRSALKKAPNLLWENYDFVQSTLEAVQKRGVDEIVIDDFDLYQQLSSQSLPVHYYRENEGIFHHYDVEAELERLQKRVVWLKNGAYLVVDQTEAMTVVDVNTGKFSGKNSFEETVLDTNLLAANEVARQVRLRNIGGIILVDFINMKNPSHRKRIEQAMKEALQEDDVRTTIVGFTELGILQLTRKKTKESIEEALMIPCQTCSGTGKVLSDETIVYQLERALWEHRHTEAEAIWVEVKAGVPELMKQDGFLAHLEGMLKLKLFMTVSPKSNVTYEIRHVGTIQDIENRLS, encoded by the coding sequence ATGAGAACGTGTGTAATAAACGTCGCGAATACGTCAAAACGAATCGCCGTTATGAATGATAAGCGATTAGATGCGCTTTATTTAGAGCAACAGGGTCAGCAAAATAATGTAGGGAATATTTACATAGGCAAAGTTGTAAAGGTTCAAAAAGGTATGCAGGCAGCTTTTGTAGACATTGGTTTAGATAAGAACGGCTACTTGCATTGTAAGGATGTACCAAATGCTAGCAGTGAGAAAGATCGTGACATCGCGTCGCTGCTGACAGAAGGAGAAGCCATCGTTGTGCAGATTGCGAAAGAAGGCATCGGTGGAAAAGGGCCGAAGCTTACGGCCATTATTGAATTTTCGGGACAGAACATGGTCTATTTACCGCACGGAAACTATGTAGCGGTATCGAAAAAAATCCCAGATGAAAGTGTACGAGAGAATCTGCGGAAGATTGGACAGGACATTTGTCGTGACGCGGAAGGCCTCGTGATTCGAACGACGGCACAGGATGCCGAGCGCTCGGCACTAGAAGGTGAGCTTAGTGCTTTACGAGAGAAGTACGCGCTTATGAAACAAAGGAGCGCTTTGAAGAAAGCACCCAATCTGCTTTGGGAAAATTATGATTTTGTTCAATCAACCTTAGAAGCTGTTCAAAAGCGAGGCGTCGATGAGATTGTAATAGATGATTTTGACCTCTATCAGCAATTAAGCAGTCAGAGCCTACCTGTTCACTACTATCGTGAAAACGAAGGCATCTTCCATCATTATGACGTAGAGGCAGAGCTTGAACGTCTTCAAAAGAGAGTCGTCTGGCTGAAAAACGGAGCCTACCTGGTTGTTGATCAAACAGAGGCGATGACCGTCGTAGACGTAAATACGGGCAAATTTTCGGGAAAAAACTCGTTTGAGGAAACGGTTCTTGATACCAATTTGCTTGCGGCAAATGAAGTAGCAAGGCAAGTACGACTCCGAAATATCGGTGGCATTATTCTGGTTGATTTTATTAATATGAAAAATCCTTCTCATCGTAAGCGCATTGAACAAGCGATGAAAGAAGCGCTACAGGAAGATGATGTGCGTACGACGATCGTCGGATTTACGGAGCTTGGTATTTTACAGCTCACGCGTAAGAAAACAAAAGAAAGCATAGAAGAAGCGCTCATGATTCCTTGTCAAACCTGCAGTGGAACGGGGAAAGTATTAAGCGATGAAACGATTGTGTATCAGCTTGAGCGTGCTTTGTGGGAGCATCGACATACCGAGGCAGAGGCTATTTGGGTGGAAGTAAAAGCAGGTGTTCCGGAACTGATGAAGCAAGACGGATTTTTAGCTCACCTAGAGGGCATGCTGAAGCTGAAGCTTTTTATGACGGTTTCTCCTAAAAGCAATGTAACTTATGAAATTCGTCACGTTGGTACGATTCAAGACATTGAAAATCGTCTATCCTAA
- a CDS encoding M50 family metallopeptidase, with translation MSNWISLIFKIHIHPVFWFVLGIGILTASFKQLIVLFLIVFIHELGHAVAAHLFSWRIKSILLLPFGGVAEMDEHGNRPLHEELIVVLSGPLQHVWMALAGYGLYTADVLSADLFHLFMIQNVTILLFNLLPIWPLDGGKVLFIMLSHTKPFIEAHKQALYISTVSLAILILISSFLYFQQFHLWVIISFLIVSLYKEWKDRYYVYIRFLLERYQGRKLEISSLRPLTVPPEEPLHTILQRFQRGCKHIVIVEGKESTHQQVDENEILHAYFTEKRIHSPINELVPFY, from the coding sequence TTGAGTAATTGGATTTCTCTCATATTCAAAATCCATATTCATCCGGTATTTTGGTTTGTGCTTGGCATTGGGATTTTGACAGCGAGCTTTAAACAACTCATCGTTCTTTTTCTGATCGTTTTTATTCATGAACTGGGTCACGCCGTTGCGGCCCATCTTTTTTCATGGCGAATTAAAAGCATTTTGCTGCTTCCATTCGGTGGAGTAGCTGAGATGGATGAACACGGAAACCGACCGCTTCATGAGGAACTCATTGTTGTGTTAAGCGGTCCTCTTCAGCATGTGTGGATGGCGCTTGCTGGTTACGGATTATATACAGCAGACGTTCTTTCAGCTGATTTGTTCCACTTGTTTATGATTCAAAACGTTACAATTCTATTATTTAATCTTCTACCTATTTGGCCGCTAGACGGCGGGAAAGTTTTGTTTATTATGCTCAGTCACACGAAGCCGTTCATTGAAGCCCATAAGCAGGCGCTTTATATTTCAACGGTGTCTCTTGCTATTTTAATTTTAATTTCAAGCTTTCTCTATTTTCAGCAGTTTCATCTATGGGTCATTATTAGCTTTTTAATCGTCTCGTTATATAAAGAATGGAAAGATCGTTACTATGTGTACATTCGCTTTCTGCTAGAGCGCTATCAAGGTAGAAAGCTAGAGATTAGTTCATTGCGTCCGCTCACAGTTCCCCCAGAAGAACCGCTTCACACCATTTTGCAAAGATTCCAGCGTGGGTGTAAGCATATTGTAATTGTGGAAGGAAAAGAATCGACCCATCAGCAGGTGGATGAAAATGAAATTCTCCACGCCTATTTTACTGAAAAACGAATTCATTCACCGATTAATGAACTAGTGCCGTTTTATTGA